In Dioscorea cayenensis subsp. rotundata cultivar TDr96_F1 chromosome 9, TDr96_F1_v2_PseudoChromosome.rev07_lg8_w22 25.fasta, whole genome shotgun sequence, a genomic segment contains:
- the LOC120269070 gene encoding protein trichome birefringence-like 34 codes for MAKKNNQLFFMKPWGLRSIINFIVSLFLALAIILFISSTAKTGNAREGGMESAKAAGQGEDGEICDLFSGKWVFDNLTYPLYSERECMFMSDQSACEKFGRKNFRYQNWRWQPNGCDLPRFNATRLLESLRGRRMVFVGDSLNRNQWVSMVCLLGSVIPSSLKSMETNGSLMSFKAKEYNASVEFYWSPLLVESNSDHPTNHRIPDRIVRTQSIEKHAKHWTDADILVFNSYLWWRRSTMKVMWGSFQDNDGIYKEIEILRAYELALKTWSDWLEFNVDPLKTQLFFVSMSPTHFWGEEWGIDSNQNCYNETEPIKKIGFWGRGSDKRMMNVVDTAIDRLKDRGVSVQILNVTQLSEYRKDGHPSIYRKQWDPLTEEQIANPSSYADCIHWCLPGVPDVWNELLYAYIFKQQ; via the exons ATGGCAAAGAAGAACAACCAATTGTTTTTTATGAAGCCATGGGGATTAAGGAGCATCATCAACTTCATTGTGTCTCTCTTCCTTGCACTTGCAATCATCCTCTTCATTTCGAGCACGGCAAAGACTGGAAATGCACGCGAAGGCGGTATGGAGAGCGCGAAGGCGGCCGGGCAAGGTGAGGATGGAGAGATTTGTGACTTGTTCTCCGGAAAGTGGGTTTTCGATAATTTGACATATCCTTTATACTCTGAGAGAGAGTGTATGTTCATGTCTGATCAGTCTGCATGCGAAAAGTTCGGGAGGAAGAATTTTCGGTATCAGAATTGGAGGTGGCAACCTAATGGATGTGATCTTCCAAG ATTCAATGCGACGAGATTGCTTGAGAGTTTGAGAGGGCGAAGAATGGTGTTTGTCGGGGATTCATTAAATCGAAACCAGTGGGTGTCTATGGTTTGTCTTCTTGGTTCTGTAATTCCTTCTTCTTTGAAGTCCATGGAAACCAATGGATCTCTCATGTCCTTCAAAGCCAAG GAATACAATGCATCAGTGGAGTTCTATTGGTCTCCTTTACTAGTTGAATCAAACTCCGATCATCCAACAAATCATCGTATACCGGATAGGATTGTTAGAACTCAATCAATCGAAAAACACGCAAAACATTGGACAGATGCTGACATTCTTGTTTTCAACTCTTATCTCTGGTGGAGAAGATCTACCATGAAAGTCAT GTGGGGTTCATTTCAGGACAATGATGGAATATACAAAGAGATTGAGATACTCAGAGCCTATGAACTTGCATTGAAGACATGGTCTGATTGGCTTGAATTCAATGTAGATCCTCTCAAGACTCAGCTCTTCTTTGTTAGCATGTCTCCCACTCACTTCTG GGGTGAAGAGTGGGGAATTGACAGCAATCAAAACTGCTACAATGAGACagaaccaataaaaaaaattgggttttgGGGTAGAGGATCAGATAAGAGGATGATGAATGTTGTAGATACGGCAATCGATAGATTGAAGGATAGGGGAGTGAGTGTGCAGATACTCAATGTGACTCAACTCTCAGAATACCGAAAAGACGGTCATCCTTCGATTTATCGGAAGCAATGGGATCCTTTAACCGAAGAACAGATTGCTAATCCTAGTAGTTATGCTGATTGTATTCATTGGTGCCTCCCAGGAGTTCCTGATGTGTGGAATGAACTATTGTACGCCTACATTTTCAAACAGCAATGA